The genomic region tgacccagagccgggatcgaacctgggacctcagcggcgtgaggcggttgtgctaaccactaggccaccttgGTGATGCCCTTCTTTTCCCAGTTAATGACTGTGAATActttgcaggtctggcagcatctgtggaggaagaaacagggttaatgtttcaagctgaatgacttcttcagagctgggttaactctggttctctccccacacacacacactgccagacctgctgaatatttccagcacttactgtttttatttcagataccctacatctgcagtattttgcttttaaaatgAGCAGCTTGACCTCCATTTACAGATTTGTAGCACAATCAAACCATTTAGCTGATAATTTATGCTTCACATGAACTTCCTGCCACCACTTCATTTTGTCCGAGCAATGTATCTTATTCCTGTCCCCCTTGTGCACTTGGCAAATTTCAAATTCTTTTGTCTGACACTTCAAATAAGGATTGAGATGGAATGCAAAAATTTGTAGGAACCCAGGATAGTGTGTAATGAAAAGGTTTTTCAACGTTCGCAGCAACACTAGATTGCCGTCAAAACTAAATAAATGGCAACCCTGAAAGGTATTGCAATGACTGCTGTTGTACCAACCTTGACGCTGAAGGTATGCATGAGATTGGGTGGATGGGGAACTGTCTGTTTTAAGTAAATTAACCCATAGTTTGCCAGATGTTTTGAGGTCCTTTGACAAAAAAATACTCCAGCTCAAGAGCAACTTCACTTTGGGACATGATAAAATGACATAAAAGCAGAATCTGTTGGAAATAGCACAGGCCCTCCAATGAAGGAACTGATGCCAGCACGGTTCtttgttttcccagcattttacaATTTTGATTTGTCCATTTTCTTTTGTATTTACCGCACAGGAATGGAACTTATGGTGGTAACAGTAAGTTGCATTGATGCTTGCGAGGCTGTGTCTAGTTTCAGAAAAATGTTACCAGGGCTCCAAGTGTTGAATGAGGAGGAGAAAGACGCGCAAAGCCTGTTATACTGAGGATTGTGAGATTTGGGGAAGCTTTTGGGGGCTTTGAAGCAGTAAAGAAATCTATTTTGCCAGTGGAGGAGTACGGGATGAGAGGAATGCAACCTTATTAGAACCGGACCACTCGAGTGAGAAGCTGGGGTACAttcatgggagggagggggggggggggggggggggggtcactgggtgggtcagcagttattgcccatccctaattgcctttgagaaggcggtggtgagctgtctcCTTGAACCACTTCAGAACATGTAGTGGACTCAGTGCTGTTtggaatggagttccaggattctgatccagtgacagcgaagggacAGCGATACAGTTCAGTCAGGATGgtagtgacttggagggcaacttccaggtggtggtcgtcTTGACCATACGGAAGGTTGTGGACCACCATGCTGCCAACCTCCCAGCCAAAGTTGATGCCAGCTCAATTAATTATAAATGAGGATTTTTTTCCCCTTGCAACCTGCAACTACGAGCAAGAGATCTGGTGCGATGATATGTCACACTTGGTCNNNNNNNNNNNNNNNNNNNNNNNNNNNNNNNNNNNNNNNNNNNNNNNNNNNNNNNNNNNNNNNNNNNNNNNNNNNNNNNNNNNNNNNNNNNNNNNNNNNNccctcttctcccccccccccggcccccccgaccccccctcttctccccccccccccgacccccctcttctccccccccccccgaccccccctcttctcccccccccccttggatgAAGTAAGTCATGTTGTTGACTTTTGACCTATAGCAACGTTCTATGTAGATCGGTGACCGGACTATTTAATTACAATACATTAGATTTTctgagctgtaattttctttgaaacGTTTTACCTTAAAAACAACCATTAGTCTCGTGTACTTTGTTTCCGCACATTAACAATTCCACAAATTGCTGTAGAAATGTTTTGGCGGCCTTTTGGTTTGACTTTGGTCAAAAGATCAACTTTGGAGGTCTTGAGCCCCTGTGTCGCTCATCTCTGGCACTATTGGAGAACAGCTGGGTCAACCATTAATATTACAATTTTACTCTGCCAGTAGATGATTTTGGAGTGGAAACAGCGGAGGAAGCCACAGAACCTTCCGAACCAGACATCAACGAGCTCTGTAAGGACATGTTTACCAAAATGTCTGCCTACCTGCAGGGAGAGCTCACAGGTGAGAGTGACATTGGTTATGTAGAGATCAAACTGCGGAGCCATGCTCTGTAACTAGAGGGGCAGCGCATCCCCTCTCTCATTCCAGCATATTGTTCCTTGGCACCATATTTCCTTTCAGACTACTGGGAACAATAAGCAGAGGTTTTGTCTTGGTTCAGTGGATGTTAAACATTGTTTGTTGGCTGGCATTTCAACATCAATCAAtatcttttggggggtgggggtggggggggggggggtgggttgagaTATTAGAGctgagatttaaagtaattgatgAGAGGAGTCGAGTAATGTTTTTCACCCTTAGGTCAATGGCCGCCTTGCACTTCTTCAAAGGGTGGTAGACATGAAGCTCCCCCAccgattttaaaaaacacttggaTATGCACTTAAAGTACTGTAGCCCACAGGGCTAGAATATAATTTGCTGCATTCCAGAAATAATTGTGGCGGGGGTTTGAAGTCTTGTTGACAATGGTGGTGAACTGCAGTTATAATGCAGCGGATAGAGAGGTGGTACATTTTAAATTTAGGATGTTGGATTGCTTTTGGGGTTGGTCCTGGTAAATTATGCGGTTCAAATTTCAGATTAGAAACAAGaagtatggggggtggggtgaggtggcagAGGAAACTGTTCTGGGAGGATGTGGGTGAAAAGATTGTTTTTTAAAAGGGAGAGTGAGATGATCAGCACAGGAATGGCTGGAGTCGCATAGAAAAGGCCCAAATGACTGAAAGCCCCGCCATTAATGTTTGAGATTGGGTTTCGGGAGGGGGCAGGCAAAACCCAATGTGGAGATTGAAGAGCACAAGCAAGTGTGAAGTGCGTTGAAGGGAAAACGAGTACATTCCATTTAATGCATTGGAGGACAGGCAGCTGGTGCATGCCTACTAATACAGAGACGGAAAGTTGAGGGTTGCGTCGGGTGACTATATGACGCAAGTATTTTTTTCTCGCAAAGAGTGTTCATCAGCTGCAGTGGAATGTTTGAAACTAGGACACTGGGGAAAACTGCTAGACGCTGTAATGGGGAGATGCAATGGTTGGCAATCTAAAGAATGAGCTCAAATAGGCTGGACCACCCGCATGGAACCCAATCTTCTATCTTGCTGATTTCTGCCATACGGTTTAATGTTGGGCAATGCTCATGTCCCTCTTGAACAAGTAGTAGCATCCTGTCTTTAACAGACCTGCCGAGCTGTACATTACAAACCGAATTAATCACTGAGTTACTGATGCATGTCATCTCTTTATCTGCCTTAGCTACCTGTGAAGATTACAAACTCCTGGAGAACATGAACAAACTGACTGGCCTTAAGTACCTTGAGATGAAGGAGATTGCTGTTAATATTAACCGCAACCTCAAAGATCTCAATCAGAAATGTGAGTATTTGGGAGTTTCAATTTTAAACAGTTGTGGTTAATGGGAGTTGCTTCACGGGTGAGCTTTGGCTTGTAACGTTTAGCTGCTAAT from Scyliorhinus canicula chromosome 22, sScyCan1.1, whole genome shotgun sequence harbors:
- the bloc1s2 gene encoding biogenesis of lysosome-related organelles complex 1 subunit 2 yields the protein MFTKMSAYLQGELTATCEDYKLLENMNKLTGLKYLEMKEIAVNINRNLKDLNQKYASLQPYLDQINQIEEQVTALEQAAYRLDAYSKKLEAKFKKLEKR